A single Anopheles maculipalpis chromosome 3RL, idAnoMacuDA_375_x, whole genome shotgun sequence DNA region contains:
- the LOC126564914 gene encoding skin secretory protein xP2 isoform X1, protein MKSLVLLGLATLLVLSSAAEQKQQAAAEEAKPAEQGEKRHDKRGLFEHDFGGHDFGGHQFESYGHGHHHIDLHPHHEKTLTVIKKVPVPYPVEKHIPVPVEKHVPVPVKVGVPKPYPVYKTVHYPVKEIVKVPVHVPAPYPVEKKVPYPVHVPYDRPVPVKVYVPAPYPVEKKVPVPVKVHVPAPYPVEKKIPYPVKVPVHVEKPYPVEKIVHYPVHVPVDRPVPVHVEKPVPVPVEKPVPYEVIKKVPYPVHVPYDRPVPVHVEKPVPVPVKVPVPQPYPVEKHIPVPVEKHVPYPVKVPVERPVPVEIEKHVPYEVEKPVPYPVKVPVHVPVHHHEEEHHHEEVHSEGLSEHHDFGSHH, encoded by the exons ATGAAGTCTCTG GTGTTATTGGGTTTGGCCACCCTACTGGTCTTGAGTTCAGCGGCCGAACAGAAGCAGCAAGCGGCGGCCGAAGAAGCGAAACCAGCAGAGCAGGGTGAAAAGCGCCATGATAAGCGTGGTCTGTTCGAGCACGACTTCGGAGGACATGATTTCGGTGGACATCAGTTTGAATCGTACGGCCACGGTCACCATCACATCGATCTGCATCCACACCACGAGAAGACGCTGACCGTCATCAAGAAGGTCCCGGTCCCATACCCAGTGGAGAAGCACATCCCTGTGCCAGTGGAGAAACATGTCCCAGTGCCGGTGAAG GTTGGAGTGCCAAAGCCTTACCCAGTCTACAAGACTGTCCACTACCCAGTCAAGGAGATCGTCAAGGTGCCCGTGCACGTCCCAGCCCCGTACCCGGTTGAGAAGAAGGTTCCATACCCAGTCCATGTACCGTACGATCGTCCCGTCCCGGTGAAGGTGTACGTGCCAGCTCCCTACCCAGTAGAGAAGAAGGTCCCAGTCCCGGTGAAGGTCCATGTCCCAGCTCCTTATCCAGTTGAGAAGAAGATCCCGTACCCGGTCAAGGTTCCAGTGCACGTTGAGAAGCCATACCCGGTTGAGAAGATCGTCCACTACCCAGTCCATGTTCCAGTCGATCGTCCAGTCCCGGTCCATGTTGAGAAGCCAGTGCCAGTCCCGGTGGAGAAGCCAGTGCCGTATGAGGTCATCAAGAAAGTCCCATACCCAGTGCATGTCCCGTACGATCGTCCAGTTCCGGTGCACGTTGAAAAGCCAGTGCCAGTCCCGGTGAAGGTCCCAGTCCCGCAGCCCTACCCGGTCGAGAAGCACATCCCGGTCCCGGTCGAGAAGCACGTCCCATACCCCGTGAAGGTCCCAGTCGAGCGTCCAGTGCCGGTCGAAATTGAGAAGCACGTCCCCTATGAGGTCGAGAAGCCAGTGCCGTACCCGGTCAAGGTTCCGGTCCATGTGCCAGTGCACCATCACGAGGAGGAACACCACCACGAGGAGGTCCACTCCGAGGGACTGAGCGAACATCACGACTTCGGTTCTCATCACTAA
- the LOC126564914 gene encoding skin secretory protein xP2 isoform X2, which translates to MKSLVLLGLATLLVLSSAAEQKQQAAAEEAKPAEQGEKRHDKRGLFEHDFGGHDFGGHQFESYGHGHHHIDLHPHHEKTLTVIKKVPVPYPVEKHIPVPVEKHVPVPVKVGVPKPYPVYKTVHYPVKEIVKVPVHVPAPYPVEKKVPYPVHVPYDRPVPVKVYVPAPYPVEKKVHVPVKVHVPAPYPVEKKIPYPVKVPVHVEKPYPVEKIVHYPVHVPVDRPVPVHVEKPVPVPVEKPVPYEVIKKVPYPVHVPYDRPVPVHVEKPVPVPVKVPVPQPYPVYKHIPVAVEKHVPYPVKVPVERPVPYTIEKHVPYEVEKPVPYPVKVPVHVPVHHHHEEYQHDHAELDLHQHHH; encoded by the exons ATGAAGTCTCTG GTGTTATTGGGTTTGGCCACCCTACTGGTCTTGAGTTCAGCGGCCGAACAGAAGCAGCAAGCGGCGGCCGAAGAAGCGAAACCAGCAGAGCAGGGTGAAAAGCGCCATGATAAGCGTGGTCTGTTCGAGCACGACTTCGGAGGACATGATTTCGGTGGACATCAGTTTGAATCGTACGGCCACGGTCACCATCACATCGATCTGCATCCACACCACGAGAAGACGCTGACCGTCATCAAGAAGGTCCCGGTCCCATACCCAGTGGAGAAGCACATCCCTGTGCCAGTGGAGAAACATGTCCCAGTGCCGGTGAAGGTTGGAGTGCCAAAGCCCTACCCAGTCTACAAGACTGTCCACTACCCAGTCAAGGAGATCGTCAAGGTGCCCGTGCACGTCCCAGCTCCGTACCCGGTTGAGAAGAAGGTTCCATACCCAGTCCATGTACCGTACGATCGTCCCGTCCCGGTGAAGGTGTACGTGCCAGCTCCCTACCCAGTAGAGAAGAAGGTCCATGTTCCGGTTAAGGTCCATGTCCCAGCTCCTTACCCAGTGGAGAAGAAGATCCCGTACCCGGTCAAGGTTCCAGTGCACGTTGAGAAGCCATACCCGGTTGAGAAGATCGTCCACTACCCAGTCCATGTTCCAGTCGATCGTCCAGTCCCGGTCCATGTTGAGAAGCCAGTGCCAGTCCCGGTGGAGAAGCCAGTGCCGTATGAGGTCATCAAGAAGGTCCCATACCCAGTGCATGTCCCGTACGATCGTCCAGTTCCGGTGCACGTTGAAAAGCCAGTGCCAGTCCCGGTGAAGGTTCCAGTCCCGCAACCCTACCCAGTGTACAAGCACATCCCGGTCGCGGTCGAGAAGCACGTCCCATACCCCGTGAAGGTCCCAGTCGAGCGTCCAGTGCCGTACACCATCGAGAAGCACGTCCCCTATGAGGTCGAGAAGCCAGTGCCGTACCCGGTCAAGGTTCCGGTCCATGTGCCAGTGCACCACCATCACGAAGAGTACCAGCACGATCATGCTGAGCTTGACctgcaccaacaccatcactaG